Proteins from a single region of Streptomyces vinaceus:
- a CDS encoding DUF6194 family protein yields the protein MARDQLGDTFFYHSPDGAVPPAAQPFATIVTKDYPGEPSSRLDRPGAFRVNVAAGREEFVRRTGRAPQDAAAAEEDHGLADTVMPHPVYGSAGWLAVVNPGARTDDALRELLRHAHGLARARHERRRDR from the coding sequence ATCGCCCGAGATCAGCTGGGGGACACGTTCTTCTACCACTCGCCCGACGGCGCCGTTCCCCCCGCCGCCCAGCCCTTCGCGACCATCGTGACGAAGGACTACCCGGGCGAGCCGTCCTCCCGGCTCGACCGGCCGGGCGCGTTCCGCGTCAACGTCGCGGCCGGGAGGGAGGAGTTCGTCCGCCGGACCGGCCGTGCACCGCAGGACGCGGCCGCCGCCGAAGAGGACCACGGCCTCGCCGACACGGTCATGCCGCACCCGGTCTACGGCTCCGCCGGCTGGCTCGCCGTGGTGAACCCCGGCGCGCGGACGGATGACGCCCTCCGCGAACTGCTGCGTCACGCCCACGGCCTGGCGCGTGCACGCCACGAACGGCGCCGGGACCGGTAG
- a CDS encoding DUF5996 family protein: MDLFPAMPLSQWRDSKETLHRFAQIVGKIRLASSVRRNHWWNVAFHVTGRGITTRPMGGSGGDPVFTIDFDFVDHWLTVSCLDGSTTSFPLLGQSVASFYRETLAALSRIGVSVALPHPHPYKLADAHRPFAEDTEHASYDPEWVNRHWQVLSQVNLVLEEFASGFSGKVSPVHLFWHSYDIAVTRFSDRAVALGPQVDPVTREAYSREVISCGFWFGDEEYPRPAFYAYAAPEPAALAREPLRPAAAHWAERGTGRLATLDYDDVRAAADPRRTVLDFLGSLYRSAAALDGWDVEGLACPGGITDPLARPDAPAGGR; this comes from the coding sequence GTGGACCTGTTCCCGGCGATGCCGCTGTCGCAGTGGCGGGACTCCAAGGAGACGCTGCACCGGTTCGCGCAGATCGTCGGCAAGATCCGGCTGGCGAGCAGCGTGCGGCGCAACCACTGGTGGAACGTGGCGTTCCATGTCACGGGGCGGGGGATCACGACCCGTCCGATGGGCGGGAGCGGGGGCGATCCGGTCTTCACGATCGACTTCGACTTCGTCGACCACTGGCTGACCGTGTCCTGTCTCGACGGCTCGACCACCTCGTTCCCGCTCCTCGGGCAGTCGGTGGCCTCGTTCTACCGCGAGACGCTCGCCGCCCTGAGCCGGATCGGCGTGTCGGTCGCCCTCCCGCACCCCCACCCGTACAAGCTGGCCGACGCCCACCGGCCGTTCGCCGAGGACACCGAGCACGCCTCCTACGACCCGGAATGGGTCAACCGGCACTGGCAGGTGCTCAGCCAGGTCAACCTGGTGCTGGAGGAGTTCGCTTCCGGTTTCTCCGGGAAGGTCAGCCCGGTGCACCTGTTCTGGCACTCGTACGACATCGCCGTCACCCGGTTCTCCGACCGCGCCGTCGCGCTCGGGCCGCAGGTCGACCCGGTGACCCGGGAGGCCTATTCGCGCGAGGTCATCAGCTGCGGCTTCTGGTTCGGCGACGAGGAGTACCCGCGGCCCGCCTTCTACGCGTACGCCGCGCCGGAGCCGGCGGCCCTCGCCCGTGAGCCGCTGCGGCCGGCGGCCGCGCACTGGGCCGAGCGGGGCACCGGCCGCCTGGCCACGCTGGACTACGACGACGTCCGCGCGGCCGCGGATCCCCGGCGGACCGTCCTCGATTTCCTCGGGTCCCTCTACCGTTCCGCGGCCGCCCTCGACGGCTGGGACGTCGAGGGCCTCGCCTGCCCGGGCGGCATCACCGATCCGCTGGCCCGGCCGGACGCGCCGGCCGGAGGCAGGTGA
- a CDS encoding YciI family protein, whose protein sequence is MFVVTVTYTAPLEDVEPWRPDHGDWLKEQISRQTLLVAGRQKSPTGGVYLAPQMPVEDLGRLLATDPYVVNGVADHTVIEFTPHLVVPGLEPLTAYE, encoded by the coding sequence ATGTTCGTAGTCACCGTTACCTACACGGCACCCCTGGAAGACGTGGAACCCTGGCGGCCGGACCACGGCGACTGGCTGAAGGAGCAGATCTCACGCCAGACGCTCCTGGTGGCAGGGCGGCAGAAGTCACCGACCGGTGGCGTGTACCTCGCGCCGCAGATGCCCGTCGAGGACCTCGGCCGCCTTCTCGCCACCGATCCGTACGTCGTCAACGGCGTCGCCGACCACACCGTCATCGAGTTCACCCCGCACCTCGTGGTACCCGGCCTGGAGCCCCTCACCGCGTACGAGTGA
- a CDS encoding helix-turn-helix transcriptional regulator codes for MPKTSARLLSLLSLLQTRRDWPGQVLAERLEVSARTVRRDVDRLRELGYPIAAAKGPDGGYRLDAGTELPPLLFDDEQAVALAVALQAAATTGVGIEEDAARALATVRQVMPARLRHRIDMLRFTAVERPAVRPGPPVDGKVLMQVSAAVRAGEVLRFDYASGPRAAASGAGPAAEPVPRRVEPHHLVTWCGRWYLVAWDLDRGDWRTFRADRMTPRSPTGPRFAPRDVPGGEVAAFVTRRFQGYDESGGRPCRGEVILDLPASTVSPYTHDGLVEELGPDRCRLVLGSWSWTGLATAIGRFDADVEVVGPPELKEAFAHLARRYTRAAGPRLRAADERSASPTGGTRTEG; via the coding sequence ATGCCGAAGACCTCAGCGCGACTGCTCTCCCTGCTCTCCCTGCTCCAGACGCGCCGGGACTGGCCCGGGCAGGTGCTGGCGGAGCGGCTGGAGGTCAGTGCGCGTACGGTGCGCCGTGACGTGGACCGCCTCCGGGAGCTCGGCTACCCCATCGCGGCGGCGAAAGGGCCCGACGGGGGCTACCGGCTGGATGCCGGTACGGAGCTCCCTCCGCTCCTGTTCGACGACGAGCAGGCCGTCGCCCTCGCCGTCGCCCTCCAGGCCGCGGCCACCACCGGCGTCGGCATCGAGGAGGACGCGGCCCGGGCGCTGGCCACGGTCCGGCAGGTGATGCCCGCGCGACTGCGCCACCGCATCGACATGCTCCGGTTCACGGCGGTCGAGCGGCCCGCCGTCCGGCCCGGGCCGCCGGTCGACGGCAAGGTGCTGATGCAGGTCAGCGCCGCCGTCCGCGCGGGCGAGGTGCTGCGCTTCGACTACGCGTCCGGGCCTCGGGCGGCGGCTTCCGGGGCCGGGCCGGCCGCCGAGCCCGTGCCCCGCCGGGTGGAGCCCCACCATCTCGTCACCTGGTGCGGCCGGTGGTACCTCGTCGCCTGGGACCTCGACCGCGGGGACTGGCGTACGTTCCGCGCCGACCGGATGACACCGCGCTCGCCGACGGGACCCCGCTTCGCGCCGCGCGACGTACCGGGAGGCGAGGTGGCCGCCTTCGTGACCCGCAGGTTCCAGGGCTACGACGAGTCCGGCGGCCGGCCCTGCCGCGGCGAGGTCATCCTCGACCTGCCGGCGTCCACGGTGTCCCCCTACACCCACGACGGGCTGGTCGAGGAGCTCGGCCCGGACCGCTGCCGGCTCGTCCTGGGCTCCTGGTCGTGGACCGGCCTGGCCACGGCCATCGGGCGGTTCGACGCCGACGTCGAGGTCGTCGGGCCGCCCGAGCTGAAGGAGGCCTTCGCGCACCTGGCCCGCCGCTACACCCGCGCCGCAGGGCCCCGCCTCCGAGCAGCGGACGAGCGGTCCGCATCGCCCACTGGAGGAACGCGTACCGAAGGCTGA
- a CDS encoding PKD domain-containing protein, producing MAASVGLIPGVAQADPGKSGAAGPHGVSAPDVDLNKVAASNFTTVKSPAERTVHTASAAKGNGKAGASAQAEGSAAAEPTVSLTAKGTSARGISLDLGVVSDAGTALSVNVDWGDGTSVTFGANGPTNATQTHSYAEIGAYTIKVTLSDGSGVRGTNELNVVTPGSDFTPYAPTRLLDTRNGTGAPQGKVAPYASTRVKISGNGSIPAGVTAVVLNVTATNTTSGGHVTVFPEGSDRPTTSNVNFTAGQTVPNLVIVPVNKNGYVDLYNGGWEPVDLIADITGYFTHASSSGYTPLEPSRFLDTRQGQGQVAGQGTTGVQITGRNGIPYNATAVALNVTVTNPREDGHLTVYPSGGSAPTTSNLNFRGGQTVANSVIVPVGADGSIKIRNGAWKGTDVIVDVVGYYSKDSQGAYLPFLPERLLDTRDPADWPYGQLEGQGYIYMPLSSSRPQNTAYVLNTTVTNTRGDGYLTVSPDPNSLSAYDNDWATWPTPPNSSNLNWKRGDTVPNLVPAGMGNNGIVDFWNRGWDNIDLVVDIFGVYQTN from the coding sequence GTGGCAGCCAGTGTGGGTCTCATACCGGGCGTGGCCCAGGCGGATCCGGGCAAGTCCGGCGCCGCCGGCCCGCACGGGGTCTCCGCGCCCGACGTGGACCTGAACAAGGTCGCGGCGTCGAACTTCACCACCGTGAAGAGCCCTGCCGAGCGTACGGTCCACACCGCGTCCGCGGCCAAGGGCAACGGCAAGGCCGGCGCCTCCGCGCAGGCCGAAGGCAGCGCCGCCGCGGAGCCGACGGTCTCCCTGACGGCCAAGGGCACCAGCGCCCGCGGCATCAGCCTGGACCTCGGCGTCGTGAGCGACGCGGGCACGGCGCTGTCGGTCAACGTCGACTGGGGCGACGGCACCAGCGTCACCTTCGGCGCCAACGGCCCGACCAACGCGACCCAGACGCACTCCTACGCGGAGATCGGCGCGTACACGATCAAGGTCACCCTGTCCGACGGCTCGGGCGTGCGCGGCACCAACGAGCTCAACGTCGTGACCCCGGGCTCCGACTTCACCCCGTACGCGCCCACCCGTCTGCTGGACACCCGCAACGGCACGGGCGCCCCGCAGGGCAAGGTCGCCCCGTACGCCTCCACCCGCGTCAAGATCTCCGGCAACGGTTCGATCCCCGCCGGTGTCACGGCCGTGGTCCTCAACGTCACCGCCACCAACACCACCAGCGGCGGCCACGTCACCGTCTTCCCCGAGGGCAGCGACCGCCCGACCACCTCGAACGTCAACTTCACGGCCGGCCAGACCGTCCCGAACCTGGTGATCGTCCCGGTCAACAAGAACGGCTACGTCGACCTCTACAACGGCGGCTGGGAGCCGGTCGACCTCATCGCCGACATCACCGGCTACTTCACCCACGCCTCCTCCAGCGGCTACACCCCGCTGGAGCCCAGCCGCTTCCTCGACACCCGCCAGGGCCAGGGGCAGGTCGCCGGCCAGGGCACGACCGGGGTCCAGATCACCGGCCGGAACGGCATTCCGTACAACGCCACCGCGGTCGCGCTGAACGTGACGGTCACCAACCCGCGCGAGGACGGCCACCTGACCGTCTACCCGAGCGGCGGTTCGGCTCCGACCACCTCCAACCTGAACTTCCGCGGTGGCCAGACCGTCGCCAACTCGGTCATCGTGCCGGTCGGCGCGGACGGCTCGATCAAGATCCGCAACGGCGCCTGGAAGGGCACCGACGTCATCGTCGACGTGGTCGGCTACTACAGCAAGGACAGCCAGGGCGCCTACCTGCCGTTCCTGCCGGAGCGGCTGCTCGACACCCGTGACCCGGCGGACTGGCCGTACGGCCAGCTGGAGGGCCAGGGCTACATCTACATGCCGCTGTCCAGCTCGCGCCCGCAGAACACGGCGTACGTGCTGAACACGACGGTCACCAACACGCGCGGCGACGGATACCTCACGGTGTCCCCGGACCCGAACTCGCTGAGCGCCTACGACAACGACTGGGCGACCTGGCCGACCCCGCCCAACTCCTCCAACCTGAACTGGAAGCGGGGCGACACCGTCCCCAACCTGGTCCCGGCCGGCATGGGCAACAACGGCATCGTCGACTTCTGGAACCGCGGCTGGGACAACATCGACCTGGTCGTCGACATCTTCGGCGTCTACCAGACGAACTGA
- a CDS encoding APC family permease, which yields MAQDSADGAADTEIPDAELKHNAIGFLDALVIGLNSTSPAYSLAAAIGPIVALAGIYAPGVMLASFVPMLLIAAAFYYLNKVDQDCGTTFSWVTRAMGPWAGWLGGWAITMTGVLVIGSLADVAVNFGLLAVGLDDWAAHPVIRQTLTVVVILAMTAICVIGTELSAHLQDVLILAQVLFLLLFAVVAVYRVYAGTSTLDSVEPSLSWLNPFGAGGAALTGGLLLGVFIYWGWESAVNLTEEMRDSATAPGKAGIWSTVVLLVTYLSVGFAVVAYAGTEYLAVHADDEEAVFAALAHEVMGGWDWMVLLAVSTSALASTQTTIIPASRTALSMARRHALPHTFAHIQPRFLTPDVSTWWVAGIAIAWYLVVNQISENALLDSVTALSLLIAFYYALTGVACAVYYRRHLLENPHNFLLIGVGPLVGAGLLGWLLVESIGDMSHPEKSYSGVSWFGLGPPLVIGIGIAVVGVLIMCFWRVQDGRFWRERRTVVDPALVHGRKPEP from the coding sequence ATGGCCCAGGACAGTGCCGACGGCGCGGCGGATACGGAGATCCCCGATGCGGAGCTCAAACACAACGCGATCGGGTTCCTCGACGCGCTCGTCATCGGTCTGAACTCCACCTCGCCCGCCTATTCGCTGGCCGCGGCCATCGGGCCGATCGTGGCACTGGCCGGGATCTACGCGCCGGGCGTGATGCTGGCGTCGTTCGTCCCGATGCTGCTGATCGCCGCCGCGTTCTACTACCTCAACAAGGTCGACCAGGACTGCGGGACGACGTTCTCGTGGGTGACGCGGGCCATGGGCCCGTGGGCCGGCTGGCTCGGCGGCTGGGCGATCACGATGACCGGCGTCCTGGTCATCGGCTCGCTGGCCGACGTCGCCGTGAACTTCGGCCTGCTCGCCGTCGGCCTCGACGACTGGGCCGCCCACCCCGTGATCCGGCAGACGCTCACCGTCGTGGTGATCCTGGCCATGACCGCCATCTGCGTCATCGGCACCGAGCTGTCGGCCCACCTCCAGGACGTCCTCATCCTCGCCCAGGTCCTCTTCCTGCTGCTGTTCGCGGTGGTCGCGGTCTACCGCGTCTACGCCGGCACCAGCACCCTCGACTCCGTCGAACCCTCCCTCAGCTGGCTCAACCCCTTCGGAGCCGGCGGCGCCGCCCTCACGGGCGGCCTGCTGCTCGGCGTGTTCATCTACTGGGGGTGGGAGTCCGCGGTGAACCTCACCGAGGAGATGAGGGATTCCGCCACCGCGCCCGGCAAGGCCGGCATCTGGTCGACCGTGGTGCTGCTGGTGACGTACCTGTCCGTCGGATTCGCCGTCGTCGCGTACGCCGGAACCGAGTACCTCGCCGTCCACGCGGACGACGAGGAGGCCGTGTTCGCCGCGCTCGCGCACGAGGTGATGGGCGGCTGGGACTGGATGGTTCTCCTCGCCGTCTCCACGTCCGCCCTCGCCTCCACGCAGACCACGATCATCCCCGCCTCCCGTACCGCCCTGTCCATGGCCCGCCGGCACGCGCTGCCGCATACGTTCGCCCACATCCAGCCGCGGTTCCTGACCCCGGACGTCAGTACGTGGTGGGTCGCCGGGATCGCCATCGCGTGGTACCTCGTCGTCAACCAGATCAGCGAGAACGCGCTGCTGGACTCGGTGACGGCGCTCTCCCTGCTCATCGCCTTCTACTACGCGCTCACGGGTGTGGCCTGCGCCGTGTACTACCGTCGCCACCTGCTGGAGAACCCGCACAACTTCCTGCTCATCGGCGTCGGGCCGCTGGTCGGGGCGGGGCTGCTCGGCTGGCTGCTGGTGGAGTCGATCGGCGACATGTCGCATCCGGAGAAGTCCTACAGCGGGGTCTCCTGGTTCGGTCTCGGGCCGCCGTTGGTGATCGGGATCGGGATCGCCGTGGTCGGCGTGCTGATCATGTGCTTCTGGCGGGTACAGGACGGCAGGTTCTGGCGCGAGCGGCGGACCGTGGTGGACCCGGCGCTCGTCCACGGCAGGAAGCCCGAACCCTAG
- a CDS encoding MerR family transcriptional regulator: MPTLESASMRTVDVARRSGYSVQQIRNLERDGVLPPAARTASGYRVYAQVHLDSARAYRALAAGTGPVEAKDILRAAHEGAGARLLARLDAVHARLDRERAELALAREAAAAISAEPIADVRPADAMGVSELAAALGVRASALRHWDAEGLVVPDRRGGIRRYSPAQVRDARIVHQLRGAGYRIAPLRALLPELRRGHRWDAVETALAAREAGIAARSRALLEASPALLALLAPTGAHG; the protein is encoded by the coding sequence GTGCCAACCCTCGAATCGGCCTCGATGCGGACGGTCGATGTCGCCCGGCGCTCCGGGTACTCGGTCCAGCAGATCCGCAACCTCGAACGCGACGGCGTGCTGCCGCCCGCGGCGCGCACCGCATCGGGCTACCGGGTCTACGCACAGGTCCACCTGGACTCCGCGCGGGCCTACCGGGCCCTGGCGGCCGGTACGGGTCCGGTGGAGGCCAAGGACATCCTCCGCGCGGCCCACGAGGGCGCCGGCGCCCGGCTGCTGGCTCGGCTCGACGCGGTACACGCCCGGCTCGACCGGGAGCGTGCGGAGCTGGCGCTCGCCCGGGAGGCCGCGGCGGCGATCTCCGCCGAGCCCATCGCGGACGTACGCCCTGCCGACGCGATGGGCGTCTCCGAGCTCGCCGCGGCGCTCGGCGTCCGCGCCTCGGCCCTGCGGCACTGGGACGCGGAGGGCCTCGTGGTCCCCGACCGGCGGGGCGGAATCCGGCGCTACTCGCCCGCGCAGGTCCGGGACGCCCGGATCGTCCACCAGCTGCGCGGCGCCGGGTACCGGATCGCACCGCTGCGCGCCCTGCTGCCCGAGCTGCGGCGGGGGCACCGGTGGGACGCCGTCGAGACGGCGCTGGCCGCCCGGGAGGCGGGCATCGCGGCGCGCTCCCGGGCCCTGCTGGAGGCCTCCCCCGCCCTCCTCGCCCTCCTCGCCCCGACCGGCGCGCATGGCTGA
- the katG gene encoding catalase/peroxidase HPI: protein MSENHDAIVVDAKTEAGGGCPVAHGRAAHPTQGGGNRQWWPERLNLKILAKNPAVANPMGEEFDYAEAFRSLDLPAVKRDIAEVLTTSQDWWPADFGHYGPFMIRMAWHSAGTYRISDGRGGAGAGQQRFAPLNSWPDNGNLDKARRLLWPVKKKYGRSISWADLMILTGNVALESMGFETFGFAGGRADVWEPDEDVYWGPETTWLGDERYTGDRELESPLGAVQMGLIYVNPEGPNGNPDPLSAARDIRETFRRMAMNDEETVALIAGGHTFGKTHGAGPADNVGADPEAAPIESQGLGWSNSFGTGKGADAITSGLEGIWTDTPTAWDNSFFQILFGYEWELFKSPAGAHQWRPKEGAGAGTVPDAHDPSKTHAPTMLTTDLSLRVDPAYEQISRRFLENPAEFADAFARAWFKLTHRDMGPIARYLGPEVPSETLLWQDPLPAVTHALVDADDVASLKDQVLASDLSVSELVSVAWASASSFRGSDKRGGANGARIRLQPQAGWEVNDPDQLATVLRTLEGIRQTFNAAQSDGKQISIADLIVLAGAAAVEQAAKNAGFDIEVPFTPGRADATQEQTDVESFAALEPVADGFRNYLGKGNRLPAEYLLIDRANLLTLSAPEMTVLVGGLRVLGANHQRSSYGVFTTTPESLTNDFFANLLDLGTTWKATSEDANVFEGRDVATGEVKWTGTRADLVFGSNSELRALAEVYASDDAKEKFVKDFVAAWGKVMDLDRFDLV, encoded by the coding sequence ATGTCTGAGAACCATGATGCAATCGTCGTAGACGCGAAGACGGAGGCCGGAGGCGGTTGTCCCGTCGCGCACGGGCGCGCCGCGCACCCGACGCAGGGCGGCGGAAACCGCCAATGGTGGCCCGAGCGGCTCAACCTCAAGATCCTCGCGAAGAACCCGGCCGTGGCCAACCCCATGGGCGAGGAGTTCGACTACGCCGAGGCGTTCAGGTCCCTCGACCTCCCCGCGGTGAAGCGGGACATAGCCGAGGTGCTGACGACCTCGCAGGACTGGTGGCCGGCCGACTTCGGCCACTACGGCCCGTTCATGATCCGTATGGCCTGGCACAGCGCCGGCACGTACCGGATCAGCGACGGCCGCGGCGGCGCCGGCGCCGGACAGCAGCGCTTCGCCCCCCTCAACAGCTGGCCGGACAACGGGAACCTCGACAAGGCCCGCCGACTTCTGTGGCCCGTCAAGAAGAAGTACGGCCGGAGCATCTCGTGGGCCGACCTGATGATCCTCACCGGCAACGTCGCCCTGGAGTCGATGGGCTTCGAGACGTTCGGCTTCGCCGGCGGCCGCGCGGACGTCTGGGAGCCCGACGAGGACGTGTACTGGGGTCCCGAGACCACCTGGCTCGGCGATGAGCGCTACACCGGCGACCGTGAGCTGGAGAGCCCCCTCGGCGCGGTCCAGATGGGCCTCATCTACGTCAACCCGGAAGGCCCGAACGGCAACCCCGACCCGCTCTCCGCCGCCCGCGACATCCGCGAGACGTTCCGCCGGATGGCGATGAACGACGAGGAGACCGTCGCCCTCATCGCAGGCGGTCACACCTTCGGCAAGACCCACGGCGCGGGCCCGGCGGACAACGTCGGCGCCGACCCCGAGGCCGCCCCGATCGAGTCCCAGGGTCTCGGCTGGAGCAACAGCTTCGGCACCGGCAAGGGCGCCGACGCGATCACCAGCGGTCTTGAGGGCATCTGGACCGACACCCCGACCGCCTGGGACAACAGCTTCTTCCAGATCCTCTTCGGGTACGAGTGGGAGCTCTTCAAGAGCCCCGCCGGCGCCCACCAGTGGCGGCCGAAGGAGGGCGCCGGCGCGGGCACCGTCCCCGACGCCCACGACCCGTCGAAGACCCACGCCCCGACGATGCTGACGACCGACCTCTCGCTGCGCGTGGACCCCGCCTACGAGCAGATCTCGCGGCGCTTCCTGGAGAACCCCGCCGAGTTCGCGGACGCCTTCGCCCGCGCGTGGTTCAAGCTGACCCACCGCGACATGGGTCCGATCGCGCGCTACCTCGGCCCCGAGGTCCCGTCCGAGACCCTGCTGTGGCAGGACCCGCTCCCGGCCGTGACGCACGCGCTCGTCGACGCCGACGACGTCGCCTCGCTGAAGGACCAGGTCCTCGCCTCGGACCTGTCGGTCTCCGAGCTCGTCTCCGTCGCGTGGGCCTCGGCCTCCTCCTTCCGCGGCAGCGACAAGCGCGGCGGTGCCAACGGCGCGCGCATCCGCCTCCAGCCGCAGGCCGGCTGGGAGGTCAACGACCCCGACCAGCTCGCTACGGTCCTCCGTACGCTGGAGGGCATCCGGCAGACCTTCAACGCGGCGCAGAGCGACGGCAAGCAGATCTCGATCGCCGACCTGATCGTCCTCGCCGGCGCCGCTGCCGTCGAACAGGCCGCCAAGAACGCCGGCTTCGACATCGAGGTCCCCTTCACCCCGGGCCGCGCCGACGCCACGCAGGAGCAGACGGACGTGGAGTCGTTCGCCGCGCTGGAGCCGGTCGCGGACGGCTTCCGCAACTACCTCGGCAAGGGCAACCGGCTGCCGGCCGAGTACCTGCTGATCGACCGGGCGAACCTGCTGACGCTGAGCGCCCCCGAGATGACGGTCCTCGTCGGCGGGCTCCGCGTCCTGGGCGCGAACCACCAGCGCTCCTCGTACGGCGTGTTCACCACGACCCCCGAGTCGCTGACGAACGACTTCTTCGCCAACCTGCTCGACCTCGGTACGACCTGGAAGGCCACGTCCGAGGACGCGAACGTCTTCGAGGGCCGTGACGTCGCCACCGGCGAGGTGAAGTGGACCGGGACCCGGGCCGACCTCGTCTTCGGCTCGAACTCCGAGCTGCGTGCGCTGGCTGAGGTCTACGCGAGCGACGACGCGAAGGAGAAGTTCGTGAAGGACTTCGTCGCCGCGTGGGGCAAGGTCATGGACCTCGACCGGTTCGACCTCGTCTGA
- a CDS encoding universal stress protein: MSVVLGYDESPGAERALRVALEVAAAFGEPLVLVYGAAAPGPTGEEYRAHREAVRQAGRSALARAVEAADEAGVPSTVEVVDEKPAQALLDAAERHRARVIIVGSWGDSPIRGALLGSTPHKLLHLSPVPVLCVPTAGASGP, translated from the coding sequence ATGTCCGTGGTTCTGGGGTACGACGAGTCGCCCGGCGCGGAACGCGCCCTGCGCGTGGCGCTGGAGGTCGCCGCCGCCTTCGGCGAACCGCTCGTCCTCGTCTACGGGGCCGCCGCGCCGGGGCCCACCGGGGAGGAGTACCGGGCCCACCGGGAAGCCGTCCGCCAGGCCGGGCGCAGCGCCCTGGCCCGAGCCGTCGAGGCCGCCGACGAGGCCGGTGTCCCGTCGACGGTCGAGGTGGTCGACGAGAAACCGGCGCAGGCCCTGCTCGATGCCGCGGAGCGCCACCGTGCGCGGGTCATCATCGTCGGCAGCTGGGGCGACAGTCCGATCCGTGGCGCCCTGCTGGGCTCGACCCCGCACAAGCTGCTGCACCTGTCGCCGGTTCCGGTGCTGTGCGTACCGACGGCCGGCGCCTCCGGGCCGTAG
- a CDS encoding PqqD family protein, translating into MRIVAADGVTGTALADGRMKVRTAERGEFRCSPVGSAMWVALRVNDGFLELAASSLADAWQTDEVKVRTAMHAWAERLMDAGLLKAAA; encoded by the coding sequence ATGCGGATCGTGGCAGCGGACGGCGTGACCGGAACGGCCCTGGCGGACGGCCGGATGAAGGTACGGACGGCAGAGCGCGGCGAGTTCCGCTGCAGCCCGGTCGGCTCGGCGATGTGGGTGGCCCTGCGGGTCAACGACGGGTTCCTGGAGCTGGCCGCGTCCTCCCTCGCCGACGCCTGGCAGACCGACGAGGTCAAGGTTCGTACGGCGATGCACGCCTGGGCCGAGCGCCTGATGGACGCGGGCCTGCTCAAAGCCGCGGCGTGA
- a CDS encoding VOC family protein: protein MLGDSKGFSGYSVDDIEGAKGFYGETLGLRVSEDNGLLTLHLAGDTDVMLYPKENHRAATFTVLNFPVDDIDRAVDELSARGVTFERYEAFDQDAKGIAREAPGPAIAWFKDPAGNIISVLQPPGT, encoded by the coding sequence ATGCTGGGAGACAGCAAGGGATTCAGTGGCTACTCGGTGGACGACATCGAGGGCGCCAAGGGTTTCTACGGTGAGACGCTCGGACTGCGGGTGTCCGAGGACAACGGCCTGTTGACCCTGCACCTGGCGGGGGACACCGACGTGATGCTGTACCCGAAGGAGAACCACCGGGCCGCCACCTTCACGGTGCTGAACTTCCCGGTGGACGACATCGACCGGGCCGTCGACGAACTGTCCGCGCGCGGTGTGACCTTCGAACGCTACGAGGCGTTCGACCAGGACGCCAAGGGGATCGCCCGCGAGGCGCCCGGCCCGGCGATCGCCTGGTTCAAGGACCCGGCCGGGAACATCATCTCCGTCCTCCAGCCCCCCGGGACGTAG
- a CDS encoding Fur family transcriptional regulator translates to MSDLLGRLRERGWRLTSQRRVVAEVLDGEHVHLTADEVHARAVERLPEISRATVYNALGELVTLGEVVELSTDGRAKRYDPNARHPHHHLVCSRCGTIRDVHPTGDLMTGLAAEERFGFTVSKVEVTYRGLCPSCAGQGA, encoded by the coding sequence ATGAGCGACCTGCTGGGACGACTGCGAGAGCGCGGCTGGCGCCTGACCTCCCAGCGGCGCGTCGTCGCGGAGGTGCTGGACGGGGAGCACGTGCACCTCACGGCCGACGAGGTGCACGCCCGTGCCGTGGAGCGGCTGCCCGAGATCTCGCGGGCCACCGTCTACAACGCCCTGGGGGAGTTGGTCACGCTCGGTGAGGTCGTCGAGCTGTCGACGGACGGGCGGGCCAAGCGCTACGACCCCAACGCCCGCCACCCGCACCACCACCTGGTGTGCTCGCGCTGCGGGACCATCCGCGACGTCCACCCGACGGGCGACCTGATGACGGGGCTCGCGGCAGAGGAGCGGTTCGGCTTCACGGTGTCGAAGGTCGAAGTCACCTACCGGGGGCTGTGCCCCTCGTGCGCCGGCCAGGGGGCCTGA